One part of the Scatophagus argus isolate fScaArg1 chromosome 12, fScaArg1.pri, whole genome shotgun sequence genome encodes these proteins:
- the nox1 gene encoding NADPH oxidase 1, translating to MANWIINHGLTSFILVVWMGLNIFLFVRFYLFYDLGDQFFYTRHLLGSALAWARAPAAVLNFNCMLILLPVCRNLLSLLRGSFVCCGRSMRKQLDKNLSFHKLVAYMIALMTAVHMIAHLLNLEWYNNSRQRVYDELSTALSDLEDTENTTYLNPVRITDLDPQQIPTYFAFTTIAGLTGVIITLALILIITSSMEVIRRSYFEVFWYTHHLFVIFFAGLVFHGAGRIVRSQQNTDKHNFTFCKDRIDDWGRIPECPIPQFAGGFPQTWFYVIGPMVLYLIERLIRFIRYMQTVRYRRIVMRPSKVLELQLVKNGFKMEVGQYVFLNCPAISQLEWHPFTMTSAPEEDFFSIHIRSAGDWTDKLIDIVQKLPEGAQGPKMGVDGPFGTASEDVFDYEVSMLVGAGIGVTPFASILKSIWYKFKDSNPKLRTRKIYFYWLCRETHAFEWFADLLQVLEKEMEERGMGDFLTYKLYLTKWDQSQADHVMVHSDEDKDVITGLRQKTYYGRPAWDKEFEQVRKENPTSVVGTFLCGPEALAKVLEKKCVKYSDVDPRKTKFYFNKENF from the exons GTGGTCTGGATGGGCCTCAATATCTTCCTTTTCGTCAGGTTTTACCTGTTCTACGATTTGGGGGATCAGTTTTTCTACACGCGTCATCTCTTGGGG TCTGCACTGGCCTGGGCCAGAGCTCCTGCTGCCGTTTTGAACTTCAACTGCATGCTGATCCTCCTCCCGGTGTGCAGGAACCTGCTGTCTCTGCTCCGGGGCTCCTTCGTG TGTTGTGGCAGATCAATGAGGAAGCAACTGGACAAAAATCTGAGTTTCCACAAGCTGGTGGCCTACATGATAGCTCTGATGACAG CTGTTCATATGATCGCCCATTTGTTGAACCTGGAGTGgtacaacaacagcagacaaagagTGTACGACGAACTCAGCACCGCTTTGTCCGACCTGgaggacacagaaaacaccacCTACCTGAACCCAGTCCGCATAACAGACCTG GATCCGCAGCAGATTCCAACCTACTTTGCCTTCACCACCATCGCTGGCCTCACAGGAGTCATCATCACTCTAgccctcatcctcatcatcacctCCTCCATGGAGGTCATCAGACGCAGCTACTTTGAAGTCTTCTGGTACACCCACCATCTCTTCGTCATCTTCTTCGCCGGTCTCGTCTTTCACGGAGCCGG GCGCATTGTGAGGAGTCAGCagaacacagataaacacaactTCACTTTCTGTAAAGACCGCATCGATGACTGGGGACGGATTCCCGAGTGTCCCATCCCTCAGTTTGCAGGAGGATTCCCGCAG ACCTGGTTTTATGTGATCGGTCCGATGGTTCTCTACCTTATCGAGCGTCTGATACGTTTCATTCGTTACATGCAGACGGTCAGATACAGGAGG ATCGTGATGCGGCCGTCCAAGgtgctggagctgcagctggtgAAGAACGGTTTCAAAATGGAGGTGGGTCAGTACGTCTTCCTCAACTGCCCGGCCATCTCCCAGCTGGAGTGGCACCCGTTCACCATGACCTCTGCCCCCGAGGAGGACTTCTTCAGCATCCACATCCGCTCGGCTGGGGACTGGACCGACAAACTCATCGACATCGTTCAGAAATTACCAGAGGGAGCACAGGGACCCAA AATGGGAGTTGACGGCCCATTTGGCACAGCCAGTGAGGACGTATTCGACTATGAGGTGAGCATGCTGGTCGGTGCCGGCATCGGAGTCACTCCCTTTGCCTCCATCCTCAAGTCCATCTGGTACAAGTTCAAAGACTCCAACCCTAAACTGCGCACCAGAAAG ATCTACTTCTATTGGCTTTGCCGGGAAACGCACGCCTTTGAATGGTTTGCCGACCTCCTGCAGGTGctggagaaagagatggaggagagaggcaTGGGGGATTTCCTCACCTACAAGCTGTATCTGACCAAGTGGGATCAAAGCCAA GCCGATCACGTGATGGTTCACTCCGATGAGGACAAAGACGTGATCACTGGGCTCAGACAGAAAACCTACTACGGCAGACCCGCCTGGGACAAGGAGTTTGAACAAGTTCGCAAAGAGAACCCCAC GTCTGTGGTGGGAACTTTCTTATGCGGCCCTGAAGCTCTGGCAAAAGTCTTGgagaagaaatgtgtgaaatattcAGACGTGGATCCCCGGAAAACCAAGTTTTATTTCAACAAGGAGAACTTCTGa
- the cstf2 gene encoding cleavage stimulation factor subunit 2: MANVASAAAAAAAAAAAANRDPAVDRSLRSVFVGNIPYEATEEQLKDIFSEVGLVVSFRLVYDRETGKPKGYGFCEYQDQETALSAMRNLNGREFSGRALRVDNAASEKNKEELKSLGTGAPIIESPYGDSIQPQEAPESISRAVASLPPEQMFELMKQMKLCVQNSPQEARNMLLQNPQLAYALLQAQVVMRIVDPEIALKMLHRQTSVPPLITSGQGGGAPPVNPSPAQPSVPVSQPQTVPGMHVNGAPQMMQPPNMGVVPGPMAVPGPGPVPVGPPGPGGIPPRGLLGDGPNDPRGGTLLSVTGEVIDPNRGYMGAPPPHQAPPVHMAPMAGGPPPDMRGPPMDMRGPPMGEPRNMMGDPRGPPMMEPRGPPMETRGRDPRAMDARGPVTGQRVPMAVGMPGPVPHNMGPNAPPPARQGPGISGVPPSGGGFSPGQNQVSTQDQEKAALIMQVLQLTPEQIAMLPPEQRQSILILKEQIQKTAGGAP; encoded by the exons ATGGCGAACGtagcttcagctgctgctgctgctgctgctgccgctgctgccgcGAATAGAGATCCAGCTGTTGATCGTTCATTAAGATCAGTATTTG TGGGGAACATCCCGTATGAAGCCACAGAGGAACAGCTGAAAGACATCTTTTCTGAAGTCGGACTTGTTGTCAGCTTCAG gttAGTATAtgacagggagacaggaaaGCCAAAAGGGTATGGCTTCTGTGAGTATCAAGACCAGGAGACGGCCCTCAGTGCCATGCGGAACCTGAACGGCAGAGAGTTTAGTGGTCGGGCTCTCCGTGTTGATAACGCAGCcagtgagaaaaacaaggaaGAGCTCAAAA GTTTGGGAACAGGAGCCCCCATTATCGAGTCTCCTTATGGAGATAGCATCCAGCCACAGGAAGCCCCAGAGTCCATCAGCAGAGCTGTGGCCAGCCTGCCGCCCGAGCAGATGTTTGAGCTTATGAAACAGATGAAG ctgtgtgtgcagaacaGTCCTCAGGAGGCCAGGaacatgctgctgcagaaccCTCAGCTGGCCTATGCTCTGCTGCAGGCCCAAGTAGTCATGCGGATTGTTGACCCTGAGATAGCCTTG AAAATGCTCCACCGTCAAACTTCGGTCCCGCCTCTGATTACCAGCGGGCAGGGTGGAGGAGCACCTCCAGTCAACCCCTCCCCTGCACAGCCCAGCGTGCCAGTGTCTCAGCCACAGACTGTG CCTGGAATGCATGTCAACGGAGCCCCTCAAATGATGCAGCCCCCCAATATGGGCGTTGTCCCCGGCCCAATGGCAGTACCAGGACCGGGACCAGTACCAGTGGGACCTCCAG GACCAGGTGGGATCCCCCCCAGAGGCCTGCTGGGAGATGGTCCTAATGATCCCAGAGGAGGAACTCTGCTGTCCGTCACTGGAGAGGTCATAGACCCCAA cCGGGGTTACATGGGCGCTCCGCCGCCACACCAAGCCCCACCTGTACACATGGCCCCAATGGCAGGTGGACCCCCTCCGGACATGAGAGGACCTCCAATGGACATGAGAGGCCCGCCCATGGGTGAACCACGAAACATGATGGGTGATCCCAGAGGGCCCCCGATGATGGAGCCACGGGGACCTCCGATGGAAACCAGAG gTCGTGACCCGAGGGCGATGGACGCTCGCGGTCCAGTGACTGGGCAGAGGGTTCCCATGGCAGTAGGGATGCCAGGCCCTGTTCCTCATAACATGGGTCCTAATGCTCCTCCACCTGCGAGACAG GGTCCTGGGATTTCTGGTGTTCCTCCATCAGGAGGAGGCTTCAGTCCAGGGCAGAACCAAGTCTCCACACAGGACCAGGAGAAG GCTGCCCTGATCATGCAGGTCCTGCAGCTGACCCCAGAACAGATTGCCATGTTGCCCCCAGAGCAGCGACAGAGCATCCTCATCCTCAAAGAGCAGATTCAGAAGACGGCAGGAGGGGCACCCTGA